A window of the Salarias fasciatus chromosome 7, fSalaFa1.1, whole genome shotgun sequence genome harbors these coding sequences:
- the LOC115391896 gene encoding proton myo-inositol cotransporter-like, with the protein MASRRPPEADDGERRLLRPPSRASGGSCPEPGAATPGLVYVLAVSSALGGFLFGYDTGVVSGAMLLLKKEMSLSALWQELLISSTVAAAALSALAGGSVNGRLGRRLSILLASFVFAAGGLILSLAPGRGLLLVGRIVVGLGIGIASMTVPVYIAEVSPSHLRGQLVTINSLFITGGQFVASVVDGAFSYLKHDGWRYMLGLSIIPAALQFFSFIFLPESPRWLLQKGRSQEARRVLSRIRGGRDVTDEFDSIRAGIEDEQKEAGAGGLVILRILRHGPTRRALTVGCGLQMFQQLSGINTVMYYSATILQMAGVRSDRQAIWLSALTSASNFMFTLVGVWLVERVGRRKLTLASLTGTGLSLSVLAIGFLLSALNSPPVSLHPGNSTCSLFESCESCILSPDCGFCYRENASGVLDSSCLPVDEASADRPAGGSCSNQSRAAGASFWASNYCPTPYSWVVLLGLVLYLAFFAPGMGTMPWTVNSEIYPLWARSTGNACSAGVNWICNVLVSLTFLHLARVLTYYGVFFLYAGLVGVALLFVLACLPETRGVQLEDVEDLFSGRLCSCSHSSPGVQYRQVNLTSDPRDSDTE; encoded by the exons ATGGCCAGCAGGAGACCCCCAGAGGCCGACGATGGGGAGCGCCGCCTCCTCAGACCCCCGTCCCGGGCGTCCGGTGGGAGCTGCCCGGAGCCCGGCGCCGCCACGCCGGGCTTGGTGTACGTGCTGGCCGTCAGCTCCGCCCTGGGGGGCTTCCTCTTCGGCTACGACACCGGGGTGGTCTCGGGGGCCATGCTGCTCCTGAAGAAGGAGATGAGCCTGAGCGCTCTGTGGCAGGAGCTGCTGATCTCCAGCACCGTGGCGGCCGCGGCTCTGTCGGCGCTGGCCGGCGGCTCCGTGAACGGCCGGCTGGGCCGCAGGCTGAGCATCCTGCTGGCCAGCTTCGTCTTCGCCGCGGGCGGACTCATCCTGAGTCTGGCCCCTGGCCGCGGGCTGCTGCTGGTCGGGAGGATCGTCGTCGGTCTGGGCATCG GCATTGCGTCGATGACTGTTCCCGTGTACATCGCAGAGGTTTCCCCGTCTCACCTGAGAGGCCAGCTGGTCACCATCAACTCCCTGTTCATCACCGGGGGGCAGTTCGTCGCCAGCGTGGTGGATGGGGCTTTCAGCTACCTGAAGCATGATGGATGGAG GTACATGCTGGGTCTGTCCATCatccctgctgctctgcagttcTTCAGCTTCATCTTCCTGCCAGAGAGCCCCCGTTGGCTGCTCCAGAAGGGGCGGAGCCAGGAGGCCCGTCGGGTCCTGAGCAGGATCAGAGGAGGCCGGGACGTCACCGACGAGTTCGACAGCATCCGGGCCGGCATTGAGGACGAGCAGAAGGAGGCGGGCGCAG gggGCCTGGTAATTCTGAGAATCCTCCGCCACGGCCCTACTCGCAGGGCTCTGACCGTTGGCTGTGGCCTGCAGatgtttcagcagctgtctgggATCAACACCGTCAT GTACTACAGCGCCACCATCCTGCAGATGGCCGGGGTTCGGAGCGACAGGCAGGCCATCTGGCTGTCTGCGCTCACGTCTGCCTCCAACTTCATGTTCACCCTGGTGGGGGTGTGGCTGGTGGAGCGGGTGGGCCGCAGGAAGCTGACCCTGGCCAGTCTGACAG GCACCGGTTTGAGTCTGTCGGTTTTGGCCATCGGCTTCTTGCTGTCGGCTCTGAACTCTCCGCCCGTCAGCCTCCACCCAGGAAACTCCACGTGCAGCCTGTTTGA GTCCTGTGAGTCCTGCATCCTGAGTCCGGACTGTGGATTCTGTTACCGAGAGAATGCATCGGGGGTGTTGGACTCGTCCTGTCTTCCTGTGGATGAAGCATCAGCTGACCGTCCGGCGGGAGGCAG ctgctccaaTCAGAGCCGGGCCGCTGGCGCCTCCTTCTGGGCTTCCAACTATTGTCCCACCCCGTACTCCTGGGTGGTCCTCCTGGGCCTGGTCCTGTACCTGGCCTTCTTCGCTCCag GGATGGGCACCATGCCCTGGACGGTCAACTCGGAGATCTACCCTCTGTGGGCGCGCAGCACCGGGAACGCCTGCTCAGCCGGCGTCAACTGGATCTGCAACGTCCTGGTGTCCCTGACCTTCCTGCACCTGGCTCGGGTCCTCACGTACTACG GGGTCTTCTTCCTGTACGCGGGGCTGGTGGGAGTGGCGCTGCTCTTCGTCCTCGCCTGCCTCCCCGAGACCCGCGGCGTCCAgctggaggacgtggaggaccTGTTCTCCGGTCGGCTCTGCTCCTGTTCACACTCATCTCCAGGAGTTCAGTATCGCCAGGTcaacctgacctctgacccccgggACTCAGACACAgagtag